One Clostridium estertheticum DNA segment encodes these proteins:
- a CDS encoding DNA alkylation repair protein, which produces MELNEIMDELKSLGKERMKKIYMSNGAKEPVFGVTINDMKPIFKKIKYNQSLAEQLYATGNYDAMYLAGMIAEPKKMVEEDFNRWIDGAYFYMISDFIVAVTLAETDIAFSVADRWIDSGKELEVAAGWSCYDWLLGTRKDSEFDKDKLLAMLNRVRDTIHNQPNRAKYAMNNFIMSVGISYLPLHEEAKKIAEEVGKVDVFMGKKLCQTNVAIEYIQNRVDKGKLGFKRKHVRC; this is translated from the coding sequence ATGGAACTAAACGAAATTATGGATGAACTGAAGTCCCTTGGTAAAGAACGTATGAAAAAAATTTACATGAGCAATGGTGCGAAAGAGCCTGTTTTTGGCGTAACCATAAACGATATGAAGCCGATTTTCAAGAAAATAAAATACAACCAGTCTTTGGCAGAGCAGCTTTATGCAACAGGAAATTATGATGCCATGTATTTAGCCGGTATGATAGCTGAACCAAAGAAAATGGTCGAAGAAGATTTTAACAGATGGATAGATGGCGCTTATTTTTATATGATTTCGGACTTCATTGTAGCAGTAACCCTTGCCGAAACAGATATTGCCTTTTCCGTTGCCGACCGCTGGATTGATAGCGGAAAAGAATTAGAAGTGGCGGCTGGCTGGAGTTGCTACGATTGGCTACTAGGCACTCGTAAAGACAGTGAATTTGACAAGGATAAACTTTTGGCAATGCTTAATAGGGTGCGTGACACGATACACAACCAGCCAAACCGCGCTAAATATGCCATGAACAATTTTATTATGTCTGTTGGCATTTCGTATTTGCCGCTTCATGAAGAAGCAAAGAAAATTGCGGAGGAGGTAGGAAAGGTAGATGTCTTTATGGGCAAAAAACTCTGTCAGACGAATGTTGCAATAGAATATATTCAAAATAGAGTTGATAAAGGAAAACTAGGATTTAAACGTAAACATGTAAGATGTTAG